A portion of the Chlamydia avium 10DC88 genome contains these proteins:
- a CDS encoding LysM peptidoglycan-binding domain-containing protein gives MSVQKNTRWLWQALILSAGLNIVFLLLFYTTIFRKDLYKLQLFSGPLVARSCRVQKIPEDFLDYLSESSLEDLYCLLDENRLFYGRPIKLWALSVAMHTYNIDVASALSHPLVFTELRSGGKTWLLPNLDEKDYCSIRQYLSCQRYPFTSQGLFLTLAKNIDHGLVDEECLYHFCLTEEFLYLRTLLCGAEEQVSTIAALAHMVIRNGEKVFFSLCDKHNRSTAISDQQRRKVLCTYVDLGEPLAALLLLVHDEDWVIHEFTDEVLQSFVFLLPKESPYSKKFISRLLSSPRCHIYQHHEAVIDKDSPIKYEEYVVKEGESLWLIARRFGITVEEIMRENHMNHHRLMPGTRLKLPLKSS, from the coding sequence ATGTCTGTGCAAAAAAATACACGCTGGTTGTGGCAAGCACTCATTTTAAGTGCGGGGTTAAATATTGTTTTTTTGCTTTTGTTTTACACCACAATTTTTCGTAAAGATCTTTATAAGTTACAGTTATTTTCTGGTCCTTTAGTTGCTAGGAGTTGTCGCGTACAGAAAATTCCTGAAGATTTTTTAGATTATTTATCTGAATCTTCCTTAGAGGATTTGTATTGTTTATTGGATGAAAATCGTTTGTTTTATGGGCGTCCCATTAAATTATGGGCTTTAAGTGTTGCTATGCATACGTATAATATAGACGTAGCCAGTGCGCTTTCTCATCCTTTAGTATTTACTGAACTACGTAGCGGAGGAAAAACTTGGTTACTTCCGAATCTGGATGAAAAAGATTATTGTAGTATCCGGCAATACTTGTCTTGTCAACGGTATCCTTTTACTTCCCAAGGATTATTTTTAACTCTTGCTAAGAATATAGACCATGGTTTGGTGGATGAGGAATGCTTGTATCATTTTTGCCTTACGGAAGAATTTCTTTATCTCAGGACATTACTTTGTGGTGCTGAGGAGCAGGTGTCTACGATAGCTGCTTTAGCGCATATGGTTATACGTAATGGGGAAAAAGTATTTTTTTCTTTATGTGATAAACATAATCGATCAACGGCGATATCAGATCAACAGCGAAGGAAGGTCTTGTGTACCTATGTAGATTTAGGTGAGCCTCTAGCTGCTCTACTCTTGTTAGTACATGATGAAGATTGGGTAATTCATGAGTTTACTGATGAGGTTTTGCAGTCGTTTGTTTTTTTGCTTCCTAAGGAATCTCCTTATAGTAAAAAGTTTATTTCCCGATTGTTATCTTCTCCGCGTTGTCATATTTACCAACATCATGAAGCGGTCATTGATAAGGACTCTCCAATCAAATATGAAGAGTATGTAGTGAAAGAAGGAGAGTCTTTGTGGTTAATTGCACGGCGTTTTGGCATTACTGTAGAAGAGATTATGCGTGAGAATCATATGAATCATCATCGGTTGATGCCAGGGACGCGCCTAAAGCTTCCTCTAAAGTCATCGTAG
- the yidD gene encoding membrane protein insertion efficiency factor YidD, whose product MLFNFCKNLPIYLFCGCIHLYRWTISPLLGYPCRFFPTCSQYALQALKHHGIRGLLLIIKRVGKCGPWHPGGIDLVPTMTLEEALGASLASTDDDSYDSHA is encoded by the coding sequence ATGTTATTTAATTTTTGTAAAAATCTTCCTATATATCTCTTCTGCGGATGTATTCATCTCTATAGATGGACGATTTCTCCTTTACTAGGTTATCCTTGTCGATTTTTCCCCACATGTTCACAATACGCTTTACAAGCACTAAAACATCACGGAATTCGCGGACTACTACTAATCATAAAAAGAGTAGGGAAATGTGGGCCTTGGCATCCCGGAGGCATCGATCTAGTTCCTACGATGACTTTAGAGGAAGCTTTAGGCGCGTCCCTGGCATCAACCGATGATGATTCATATGATTCTCACGCATAA
- the recO gene encoding DNA repair protein RecO, with protein sequence MHTRLPGIVLQNLPSEKTHCITTIFSPLGLLTFFVKQGQTLHCPFREALIPLSLGAYTLDYAPPKMHRLVSAELYNVFTEIKTTYSYLQAAGKISQSLLVSQWQEKPSPKLFSLLFNFLHRLPESKNPNMFAATFLLKLLQYEGCLDLSPNCSQCKQIIHSSNCYRYQGLKFCNQHKPPLAIPIEYEEEQILHALVHAKHFQELLHLSNFPLEFSEKIVRMFESTLPKKQTNN encoded by the coding sequence ATGCATACTCGCCTACCCGGAATCGTATTGCAAAATCTTCCTTCAGAAAAAACACATTGTATAACGACTATCTTTTCTCCTCTAGGTCTGCTTACATTCTTCGTAAAGCAAGGGCAAACTTTACATTGTCCTTTTCGTGAAGCCTTGATTCCCCTATCTTTGGGTGCCTACACTCTAGATTATGCCCCACCAAAAATGCACCGATTAGTTTCAGCAGAATTATATAATGTTTTTACCGAGATTAAAACTACTTATTCCTACCTTCAAGCTGCAGGGAAAATTTCTCAAAGTCTCTTAGTATCCCAATGGCAAGAAAAACCCTCCCCTAAACTATTTTCCCTATTATTCAACTTCCTTCATCGCTTACCAGAAAGCAAAAATCCCAATATGTTTGCTGCGACTTTTCTATTAAAACTCTTACAATATGAAGGATGTCTAGACCTATCTCCGAACTGTTCCCAATGTAAACAAATAATCCATTCCTCAAATTGCTACCGATACCAAGGCCTCAAGTTCTGCAATCAGCATAAACCACCACTAGCAATACCTATAGAATATGAAGAAGAACAAATCCTCCATGCTCTGGTACATGCTAAACACTTCCAGGAATTACTCCATCTATCGAACTTCCCCTTAGAATTTTCAGAGAAAATCGTCCGTATGTTTGAAAGCACGTTACCAAAAAAACAAACAAATAACTAA
- a CDS encoding type I restriction enzyme HsdR N-terminal domain-containing protein, which produces MSSSNQLSPQDSTSHREKPSPTLKIFDPLRHKILVSTPEEEVRQKLIAFLIKDLHYPPNSFIIEKGLATLSPLLQKKHTFYSKKRRLDLLVTTPITYTNAEGKIYNLGKPHPLLLIECKAHAINQRTLNQLLSYNYIIGAPCLSIVCYNKQKTGFLNPQTHLFDFYPGLPSYSQLLTYYLHLKHTV; this is translated from the coding sequence ATGTCATCATCGAACCAATTATCGCCCCAGGATTCCACATCACATAGAGAAAAGCCTTCCCCCACGTTGAAAATCTTTGATCCCTTACGGCATAAAATCTTAGTTTCTACGCCCGAAGAAGAGGTACGACAAAAACTCATTGCCTTCCTCATTAAAGATCTTCATTACCCCCCGAACTCATTCATCATAGAAAAAGGACTGGCTACTCTCTCTCCTCTCCTACAGAAGAAGCACACTTTTTACTCTAAAAAGCGTCGTCTGGATCTTCTTGTTACCACCCCCATAACCTATACGAATGCTGAGGGAAAAATCTATAACCTAGGGAAACCACATCCTCTACTTCTTATAGAATGTAAAGCACACGCTATCAATCAACGCACCCTAAATCAACTATTAAGCTACAATTATATTATTGGGGCTCCCTGCCTTTCTATCGTGTGTTACAATAAGCAAAAAACAGGATTCCTCAATCCACAAACACATTTGTTTGATTTTTATCCAGGATTACCTAGTTATTCACAGCTCCTTACTTATTACTTACACCTCAAACATACGGTATAA
- a CDS encoding HPF/RaiA family ribosome-associated protein codes for MRHPRKQSPKKSSPQKDNNVNVTITGRSFHISYPLRQLIMEKSRQLPVTAIHVVLTSHKEKQGTEVHILASKGKESFQVKTHNNNPYSAVISAFKKIRTLTHKYQEIRLDKKKHDLGLSKKEEHVLQLEEADHQYDDVLPIAALDAWDSLKCYGYIPNAMKKHLSKKKVPLPILSEEEAIRKFASSQDKVLVFLNEKEHKIQLIHKQNNDNYVIIEPIIAPGFHIT; via the coding sequence ATGCGCCATCCTCGCAAACAATCACCGAAGAAATCATCCCCTCAGAAAGATAACAATGTTAACGTAACAATCACTGGGAGATCCTTTCATATTTCCTACCCGCTCCGCCAATTAATCATGGAAAAAAGTCGTCAGCTTCCTGTTACAGCTATCCATGTCGTTCTAACTTCACATAAAGAAAAACAAGGAACAGAAGTACATATTCTTGCTTCCAAAGGAAAAGAATCCTTTCAAGTAAAAACACATAACAATAATCCCTACAGTGCGGTCATTTCTGCATTTAAAAAAATACGAACATTAACTCATAAGTATCAAGAAATACGCCTTGATAAAAAGAAACATGACCTAGGGTTATCAAAAAAAGAAGAGCATGTCCTTCAATTAGAAGAAGCTGACCATCAATACGATGATGTCCTGCCCATAGCAGCTCTAGATGCCTGGGATTCATTAAAATGCTACGGTTATATCCCCAACGCAATGAAAAAACACCTATCCAAAAAGAAAGTCCCTCTTCCTATTCTCTCTGAAGAAGAGGCAATACGGAAATTTGCTTCCTCTCAGGATAAAGTCCTGGTGTTCCTAAATGAAAAAGAGCATAAAATTCAACTCATCCATAAACAAAACAACGACAATTATGTCATCATCGAACCAATTATCGCCCCAGGATTCCACATCACATAG
- a CDS encoding RMD1 family protein, with translation MRCTAHCTASSYNLHVLSHLLKTHYPTILSREYVLISSETPEKCDKIAVFFPFGVTVFWGWQESEEIKILQSIVTASPEILPLPEIDRYTFHYGDKLQIRRDRLILADSHLNTKLAISFGLAQSVKLTIFEATIYKTIEDSKRLPQDLATKGKISMSRRAIAKKIGKLFLDKASVNLHSDILDEPDFFWEHPKTQPIYIDVLNCLDINARINVLNHRLTILGDVLEILNDQLNHQHSSALEWTIIWLIMLEVSVALLKDVFNVI, from the coding sequence ATGCGTTGTACAGCCCATTGCACAGCTTCATCATATAATTTACATGTGCTCTCTCATCTACTGAAAACCCATTACCCCACTATTCTCTCTAGAGAATACGTACTCATTTCTTCGGAAACTCCTGAAAAATGTGATAAGATTGCTGTTTTCTTCCCATTTGGTGTTACTGTATTTTGGGGATGGCAAGAGTCCGAAGAAATCAAAATCCTCCAATCCATCGTGACAGCCTCTCCAGAAATCCTCCCACTGCCCGAAATTGATAGATACACCTTCCACTACGGAGATAAACTCCAAATTCGTAGAGATAGACTCATCCTCGCGGACTCACACTTAAATACCAAGCTAGCAATCTCCTTCGGGCTTGCACAATCTGTCAAACTCACAATATTTGAAGCTACAATCTATAAAACAATTGAAGATTCCAAACGCCTTCCTCAGGATCTAGCAACTAAAGGCAAAATCTCTATGTCACGCAGAGCAATTGCTAAAAAAATTGGTAAGCTATTTTTAGATAAGGCGTCCGTGAATCTCCACTCAGATATCCTCGATGAACCAGACTTTTTCTGGGAACATCCCAAAACACAACCTATTTATATCGATGTTTTAAATTGTCTAGATATCAACGCGAGGATTAATGTTCTTAACCACCGACTAACTATTCTCGGTGATGTTTTAGAAATTCTAAATGATCAGCTTAACCACCAACACTCTTCTGCTCTAGAATGGACAATCATTTGGTTAATCATGCTTGAAGTTTCTGTAGCCCTACTTAAAGATGTTTTCAATGTTATTTAA